Below is a window of Pseudomonadota bacterium DNA.
TCTCGACCTTTCCTCCTTGAAATGTATTGGCTAAATAAGATCCTTTTGGAGGAACACGGAGATGCATTCCAATCGCCTCTCCACCCACTAAAAGCAGGCGCTTATCTCCAATATTAATTTCTGGAAGATATTTTTGAAACATAAAGGGCTCTTGCTCCTTTTCAAATAAAGATCTTAAAAAAGAATTTATGTCTTTTCCTTCTTCCAATAAGGAAATCCCTTGCCCTCCATATTTATAAAGAGGTTTGACAATTATTTTCTGATGCGTTTTTAGAAAGTCCTTAATCTCTAAAATATCCCGGCTAATCAAGGTGGGCGGAAATAAATTAGGAAAACTAAGCGGAAAGATTTTTTCTGGACAATCTCGAATGGCTTTTGGGCAATTTATGACAAAAACAGAAGGTGGTAGATATTCTAAAAGGTATGTTGTTGTAAGATAGGCCATATCAACGGGAGGATTTTGCCGAATAAGCACCACAGAAGCTTCTGAAAGATGAAGCGCCTCTTCTTCAGAAACAGTGTAAGATTTTTCAAAGAAGCTTCCTTGAAACTTTAACCATCTTCCCCGAGCTTGAACAGAAGGAGACATCTTGGAAGAGGACCTGAGAGATAAATCTTGCGGCGTATAAAAAAAAACTTGATATCCGCGCTTTTGAGCCGCATAAGCTATCCTCAAGGACGTATCTGTTTCAAAACTCAAAGTTTCGAGAAGATCAGCCTGAATCGCAACACGCTGTTTCATATTACAAAATCATCCTAAAGAGGTGATTCTAACTTTTCTTCTTGAATCCCAGAAGAAGGAGCGGACGGAGCAGAAACATCAGGATACGCTTCTTGTGACATATCAAGCGTGTTATTATCTGCTTCTTGCATTTGAGAAGAGGCCGGAGGTGCATATGCACCTTCTTGTTCCTCGGTTTTTAATGCTTCATCGGGCTTTTTGAGATGGACATGGCTTACAACGTTCTTAACACCTCGAATATCCTTTACAATAGCGATGGCTGCATCAAGTTCTTGTTGATTTTGAGCAATTCCCATAAGGTAAACAACGCCATCAAATGTTGTCACACTATAATTTGTTGAGTGGACACTCTCATCAAAAATTAAATTGGATCTCACTTTTGTTGAAATCCAGGTATCCTCGAGTCCTTCTCCAACTGTTTGTGGAGCACCTATTTTAATTTCATTATAGACATCTTTAACACCCGTTGCTTGCCAAGCAAGTTTTACAGCCTCAAGTCGGTCATCTTCATTTGCAACACTTCCTGTTAACAAAACATATCCATCTTGGACAGAAAGAAGAATATGAGAATAAAGATCAACACTCTTCTTAAACCAAAGATGATTGATTTGAGCTCGGATATCAGTATCATTAAACGTTCCAGAAATACCTCTTTCTTGTGTTGCAATATCCGTGCTGGTTCCAGCTACGCCTAAAAGGGCCACAGGAACGCATCCCATTATAAGGAGAGAGAAACTACTCACACCAGTGAGTAAAATAAAGCGAGCCGTGTATAAAAAATAAATTTTCATGTCATAATTCTTTCTCTAGAAGCATTTTTAGCAAGGTCTAATCCTCATCTTCCATCTCTCCTAAAATAGGAGAGACAAAAAGATCTTTGGGAAGCAATTTTATTTGAACAACCAACTCTTTTCCAAGCCGTACACGATGGTCTCCTGGTGTCAGATAATTCGCAAACACAACGCCTCCCCTTGGGATAGGTTGAGACATCACAATAGGCCGGGGGGCGATAACTTGACCTGGCACGACCTCCCAACTCCACACATCAATTTGGCCTGGGTTATCTCTTAAAATTTGCTCCTTATTTTCAAAATAATTCAAAGCTGACATTTTAAAAAGAGTATCGACAAGTCCATCCTCATATACAATTAAAAGATCCATTGCAACGGCTGTATCTAAATTTGCTTTTGGATCAATGGTAACGTAGACTTTTTCAAGAAAAACTTGCGGAACAGGAGGAGGAGGACTTTCTGAACAAGCTCCTTGAATAAGAATTAAAAAAAGACTTAATAACTTTCCAAACCAATGGATTTGTCTTTTTAAATTTTGTCCTAATCTCATTTATTTTATATCCTTTTGTACTTTTCTATCTCTTAAGGATAAACAACCGTCGCTTCAGAACTATTACGAACAACCCTTGGTCCAAATTCTTTATCAGCATGTTGCAGATCTTTTACAGCACTTTCACGCGTAGAATATTCACCACATCGAACAGAAAAGGAAACCGTATGCAAAGCACCCTTTATGCGCACAACAATAGGATGGTATCCTTTTTGAGTCAACTCATCCACACGCTTAAGAGCATCTGCACGCGTTACAAAAGCCCCATATTCTAGGCTATACGAAGAAAGTTCTTGGGGTGCATTTTTTAAAGCAGAAGACAAAAGAGGTGATTTTTTTAAAGGGGAAGAAGAAAGAGACGAACTTGAAGAAGTCGCTGGCGTAGGCTCTTTATGCGACACTTTTTCTGAAGAAGGCATCCCCTCAGGAGCAGGCTCGGAGATAGGAAGGGGAGCGTGCGAAGGGGAAGAAGTGTTTTGCATAGACGCAACACGCGCCATAATAAGAGGTTCTTGAGCTGCAGCAGGTGTCGTTGTTTTCTCAGGATTTTTTGTTGTATGTTGCTCATGAGAGTCCATTTTTTTTTCTAAAACTTCTTCCAGATTCTTGCCTTTCCAAGATATTTTATGTTCAATTTTTGCTAAAAAAGAAGGAGAAGAAGTCATTAAATAAAGGGCAAGTCCGAACCCACAAAAAAAGAATAAAATTCCTAAAATAAGAAGACTTCCAAGAACGGTCCAAAATGAAAATTTTGTCATGGTAAAAACATACCTTTCGTTTGTATTTTGTATGTCATAGGGAGATTTTTTCCCAAATATTTTTTTTTCTTGATCCGTAAGATAAATTCGTGGCAGTTCTGAATTTACACGCAAGGTATCTTTTTTAGAATCTTGCTTTTTTAAAGAGTCTTTCTCTTCTTTTTTTAAAACCGTTTCTTTTTTTCCCTTTTCGATTTTAGATTGTGGTCTTAACAAAAAGCTTGGAACAGGTGAAACTGTTAGTCGCCATGGCGTGACAGATTGAGACAAACGATCTTCTTTCTTCCCATCATTATGATCTGAAAAAA
It encodes the following:
- the gshB gene encoding glutathione synthase, whose amino-acid sequence is MKQRVAIQADLLETLSFETDTSLRIAYAAQKRGYQVFFYTPQDLSLRSSSKMSPSVQARGRWLKFQGSFFEKSYTVSEEEALHLSEASVVLIRQNPPVDMAYLTTTYLLEYLPPSVFVINCPKAIRDCPEKIFPLSFPNLFPPTLISRDILEIKDFLKTHQKIIVKPLYKYGGQGISLLEEGKDINSFLRSLFEKEQEPFMFQKYLPEINIGDKRLLLVGGEAIGMHLRVPPKGSYLANTFQGGKVEKASYTERDLEIIETLKGPLCEKGLFFVGVDIIGNFVTEINTTSPTGFSYYNQLENTCLEDIFWDKVESLIFSA
- a CDS encoding BON domain-containing protein gives rise to the protein MKIYFLYTARFILLTGVSSFSLLIMGCVPVALLGVAGTSTDIATQERGISGTFNDTDIRAQINHLWFKKSVDLYSHILLSVQDGYVLLTGSVANEDDRLEAVKLAWQATGVKDVYNEIKIGAPQTVGEGLEDTWISTKVRSNLIFDESVHSTNYSVTTFDGVVYLMGIAQNQQELDAAIAIVKDIRGVKNVVSHVHLKKPDEALKTEEQEGAYAPPASSQMQEADNNTLDMSQEAYPDVSAPSAPSSGIQEEKLESPL
- a CDS encoding SPOR domain-containing protein, whose amino-acid sequence is MFKKFPPSFFSDHNDGKKEDRLSQSVTPWRLTVSPVPSFLLRPQSKIEKGKKETVLKKEEKDSLKKQDSKKDTLRVNSELPRIYLTDQEKKIFGKKSPYDIQNTNERYVFTMTKFSFWTVLGSLLILGILFFFCGFGLALYLMTSSPSFLAKIEHKISWKGKNLEEVLEKKMDSHEQHTTKNPEKTTTPAAAQEPLIMARVASMQNTSSPSHAPLPISEPAPEGMPSSEKVSHKEPTPATSSSSSLSSSPLKKSPLLSSALKNAPQELSSYSLEYGAFVTRADALKRVDELTQKGYHPIVVRIKGALHTVSFSVRCGEYSTRESAVKDLQHADKEFGPRVVRNSSEATVVYP